Proteins found in one Oreochromis niloticus isolate F11D_XX linkage group LG22, O_niloticus_UMD_NMBU, whole genome shotgun sequence genomic segment:
- the LOC109196471 gene encoding uncharacterized protein LOC109196471, with product MLPSKGVYAIFLKRKKIPGFLPENVISQKMDHQKQLFPCETLCQVCPEHPKLDEAVVITNKARIVSMIGVIENVSTHHRSCPQCHMVYRYQEWTDGLHNFDNHVVLSLELCLFLRENLQNHVSASRVIDSLEGLRRVKFPSRDTIFHAYCHFEALTDAEYMYSCINCGFHLPVVVMDLHRKGVFKLAVSDLKAPEDFNGEHDIEGFWHSIHLEMISRGFFPSGVKNPFSVPPSYTHWAPWIGSETRTSDIVLNTEFQKVGTSSSHEAKLSSVTEDHLLDELAKQKGVTFTNSLRHCDIIASKYGIEASFP from the exons ATGCTGCCGTCGAAAGGAGTATACGCTatatttttaaagagaaaaaaaattcctgGATTTCTTCCAGAAAATGTCATCTCACAGAAAATGGATCATCAGAAACAGCTCTTTCCATGTGAAACGTTGTGCCAGGTGTGCCCAGAGCACCCAAAACTTGATGAGGCTGTTGTAATTACCAATAAAGCGAGGATTGTCAGCATGATAGGAGTGATTGAGA ATGTTTCAACACACCATAGATCGTGTCCTCAGTGCCACATGGTCTACAGATACCAGGAGTGGACAGATGGGCTTCACAACTTTGACAACCACGTTGTTTTGTCTCTTGAACTCTGCCTTTttttgagagaaaatctgcag AACCATGTATCCGCTTCAAGGGTCATTGACTCATTGGAGGGCTTAAGAAGAGTGAAGTTTCCTTCTAGGGATACCATTTTTCATGCTTATTGCCATTTTGAGGCTTTGACTGACGCAGAATACATGTACTCCTGCATAAACTGTGGGTTTCACCTCCCTGTGGTAGTTATGGACTTACACAGAAAAGGGGTGTTCAAGTTAGCAG TGAGTGACCTCAAAGCCCCGGAAGACTTCAATGGTGAACATGACATTGAAGGTTTTTGGCACTCTATTCACCTGGAAATGATAAGCCGTGGGTTTTTTCCAA GCGGCGTGAAGAATCCATTTTCAGTTCCACCAAGTTACACGCACTGGGCACCATGGATCGGGAGTGAAACTCGAACAAGTGACATTGTGCTTAACACAGAGTTTCAAAAAGTAGGAACAAGCTCTTCACATGAAGCAAAGCTTAGCAGTGTCACAGAAGACCATCTGTTGGATGAACTCGCCAAACAAAAG